The following proteins come from a genomic window of Acetivibrio cellulolyticus CD2:
- the neuB gene encoding N-acetylneuraminate synthase produces MHVYIIAEAGVNHNGNIELAKKLIDAAVDAGCDAVKFQTFRADSIVTRTAQKACYQKNNDNLSETQYEMLKRLELSRSEHITLIEYCNQKNIKFLSTPFDENSADLLDELGVNEFKVSSGDLTNKPLLEHLAKKGKRIILSTGMAYLDEIEKAISWIYGAKNTNVLLMHCTSRYPAPPEAVNLNAISTMKNAFNLEVGYSDHTVGLTIPVAAVAMGAIAVEKHFTLDRNMQGPDHKASIEPQELKQMVESIRLVEKAMGSGVKAPAPGEEEMAKTARKSLVTARAVCAGQVISRDMITVKRPGTGISPENLARVLGMRFTRDLPADYVIETGDIHGEV; encoded by the coding sequence ATGCACGTATATATTATTGCAGAAGCAGGGGTTAATCATAATGGAAATATCGAGCTTGCAAAGAAGCTGATAGATGCTGCTGTTGATGCTGGGTGTGATGCTGTAAAGTTTCAGACCTTCAGAGCTGATTCAATTGTGACTAGAACTGCGCAAAAAGCATGTTATCAGAAGAATAATGACAACCTATCGGAAACTCAGTACGAGATGCTGAAAAGACTTGAATTAAGCCGAAGTGAGCATATCACTCTTATAGAATATTGCAATCAAAAAAATATAAAGTTTTTATCAACGCCATTTGATGAAAATTCTGCCGACTTGCTTGACGAATTGGGCGTCAATGAATTTAAGGTTTCTTCAGGAGATCTTACAAATAAACCATTGCTTGAACACCTTGCTAAAAAAGGCAAAAGAATAATTCTATCGACCGGTATGGCTTATCTTGATGAAATTGAGAAAGCAATCAGTTGGATATATGGTGCTAAAAACACTAATGTTTTGCTTATGCACTGTACATCAAGATATCCTGCACCACCTGAAGCGGTAAATTTAAATGCAATTTCTACTATGAAAAATGCTTTTAACCTGGAAGTTGGATACTCTGACCATACGGTAGGGTTGACTATACCGGTAGCTGCTGTGGCTATGGGAGCGATAGCGGTTGAAAAGCATTTTACACTGGATAGAAACATGCAGGGGCCTGATCACAAGGCATCCATCGAACCACAGGAACTTAAGCAGATGGTTGAGTCGATTAGGTTAGTGGAAAAGGCTATGGGCAGCGGAGTTAAAGCTCCGGCACCTGGAGAAGAGGAAATGGCAAAAACGGCAAGAAAGTCTTTGGTTACTGCAAGGGCCGTATGTGCCGGACAGGTTATAAGCCGAGATATGATTACGGTAAAAAGGCCTGGGACAGGAATATCACCGGAAAACCTGGCTAGAGTTTTAGGGATGAGATTTACCAGGGATTTGCCGGCAGATTATGTAATAGAAACGGGGGATATTCATGGAGAAGTTTAA